From a single Zygotorulaspora mrakii chromosome 2, complete sequence genomic region:
- the MBP1 gene encoding transcription factor MBP1 (similar to Saccharomyces cerevisiae MBP1 (YDL056W); ancestral locus Anc_4.232), giving the protein MSGNQIYSAKYSGVDVYEFIHPTGSVMKRKNDDWVNATHILKAAKFAKAKRTRILEKEVIKEVHEKVQGGFGKYQGTWVPLNIARRLAEKFDVHEELGPLFDFTRNDGSASPPQAPKHHHASRTDSTRKKAMKSASTSAMTDANKSNSSTPTNLTSGIDIANSAVPRKRGRPATGVKGKRKLGGTLRRSQSELAYPRPSIPNSSIATTQLPSIKTGNLDSLGEDFDSEDFSVKQKGRFQELEIDDGLSSDIEQQVQGHLTNDQQSDLNNITYQNNKKIGQHGSIQSSNSSPSITSSPSELSEANPFDQRFGSAGTSPIISTIPRYSLQSRPQSSDIHDKVNSYLSKLVDYFISSEVRSNKSVPTELLLPPPQSAPYIDAPIDPELHTAFHWACAMGNLPIAEALVRAGTNIRSTNSQGQTALMRSSMFHNSYSARTFPKIFDFLRDTVFDVDSEMQTVLHHIVKRKSSTPSTVYYLDTVLSKLKDFSPQYRIELLLNSQDQNGDTATHIAAKNGDKVFFNTLINNGALSTITNRERVTANEIMNEQYEPIFTRNQSQMNSNGNFLLNSNNNNSNNHNSNNINGIGKPGSPNNGSMTPLTTTTGMSEYIMFASQAATRISRYIPEMISSLRQCSEGYNELYLKRENEIKMLEKTLHDMSKTIQSVKIRTMETLQVENTDDCNNKIKHENEETNKLKQQVCADKIALMKLLQKRQWLNLNHLMKEEETEHDNFKNDTTNSLEERLKFVIELSLLQIGQKSKLDRIIQTTEDNTKVHKYRKMISEGTEINPEEVDECLDIILESLTK; this is encoded by the coding sequence GAGGTCCATGAAAAAGTTCAGGGTGGATTCGGAAAATATCAAGGAACATGGGTTCCCCTAAATATAGCTAGGAGACTTGCCGAGAAATTTGATGTACATGAAGAATTGGGTCCGCTATTTGATTTCACAAGAAATGATGGTTCTGCATCGCCGCCACAAGCTCCAAAACATCATCATGCCTCTAGGACGGACTCCACAAGGAAGAAAGCCATGAAAAGCGCAAGTACTTCGGCAATGACTGATGCAAACAAAAGTAATTCATCAACCCCGACAAATCTCACATCAGGAATAGATATCGCAAATTCAGCGGTGCCCAGGAAAAGAGGAAGACCTGCAACAGGAGTGAAGGGTAAAAGGAAACTTGGTGGAACGCTGCGAAGATCACAGAGTGAGCTAGCATATCCTCGCCCAAGTATACCgaattcatcaattgcCACAACACAATTACCTTCAATAAAAACAGGAAATTTGGACTCTTTGggtgaagattttgattctgAAGATTTTTCTGTGAAACAAAAAGGTAGATTTCAAGAGTTAGAGATTGATGACGGATTATCGAGTGATATAGAGCAACAAGTTCAAGGACACTTGACGAATGATCAGCAATCAGATTTGAATAATATTACCTATCAAAACAATAAGAAAATAGGACAGCATGGTTCAATACAATCATCAAACTCCTCACCATCAATAACTTCATCACCTAGTGAATTATCAGAAGCGAATCCATTTGACCAAAGGTTCGGAAGTGCTGGGACTTCTCCaataatatcaacaatacCCAGGTATTCATTACAATCAAGGCCACAAAGCTCTGATATTCATGATAAAGTGAATTCTTATTTATCAAAACTGGTTGATTACTTCATTTCTAGTGAAGTAAGATCAAATAAGTCTGTACCTACGGAACTATTGTTACCGCCGCCACAAAGTGCACCTTACATTGATGCACCAATTGATCCGGAATTACATACAGCTTTCCATTGGGCTTGTGCTATGGGCAATTTGCCTATAGCTGAAGCGTTAGTAAGAGCTGGAACTAATATACGATCAACTAATTCACAAGGACAAACAGCATTGATGAGAAGTTCAATGTTTCATAATTCATATTCTGCAAGGAcctttccaaaaatttttgattttttacGCGATACAGTATTTGATGTTGATTCGGAAATGCAAACGGTTTTGCATCATATTGTCAAAAGGAAATCATCAACGCCATCCACGGTATACTACTTAGACACGGTGCTATCAAAAttaaaagatttttctCCGCAGTACAGGATTGAGTTATTATTGAATAGTCAAGATCAAAATGGTGATACTGCAACGCATATCGCTGCTAAGAATGGAGAcaaagtttttttcaatacctTAATCAACAATGGGGCACTAAGTACAATAACAAATAGGGAACGAGTTACAGCGAATGAAATCATGAATGAACAGTATGAACCAATTTTTACAAGAAATCAGTCACAAATGAATTCTAATGGGAATTTTTTACTGAATAgtaacaataacaatagCAACAACCataatagtaataatatTAATGGGATTGGTAAACCTGGATCACCAAATAATGGATCAATGACCCCATTAACCACAACAACAGGAATGTCGGAATATATAATGTTCGCATCACAAGCAGCAACACGAATATCAAGATATATACCTGAGATGATTTCATCCTTGAGACAATGCTCCGAAGGCTATAACGAATTATATCTTAAAAGGGAGAACGAAATCAAGATGTTGGAAAAGACCCTGCATGACATGAGTAAAACGATTCAATCGGTCAAGATAAGAACGATGGAAACTTTACAAGTTGAAAATACGGACGACTGTAATAATAAGATTAAACacgaaaatgaagaaaccAATAAATTGAAGCAACAGGTTTGTGCCGACAAAATTGCATTAATGAAACTCTTACAGAAGCGGCAATGGTTAAATTTGAACCATttaatgaaagaagaagagacAGAACATGATAATTTTAAGAATGACACTACTAATAGTCTGGAGGAAAGGCTCAAATTTGTTATCGAATTGAGTCTTTTACAAATAGGACAAAAGAGTAAATTAGACAGAATAATTCAAACCACTGAGGACAACACGAAGGTTCATAAGTATCGCAAAATGATAAGCGAGGGGACGGAGATAAACCCAGAGGAAGTCGATGAGTGTCTTGATATTATTTTGGAGAGTTTAACCAAATAA
- the PSA1 gene encoding mannose-1-phosphate guanylyltransferase (similar to Saccharomyces cerevisiae PSA1 (YDL055C); ancestral locus Anc_4.231) — protein MKGLILVGGYGTRLRPLTLTVPKPLVEFGNRPMILHQIEALANAGVTDIVLAVNYRPEVMVETLKKYEKEYGVSITFSVETEPLGTAGPLKLAEAVLKKDKSPFFVLNSDVICDYPFEELAKFHKAHGGQGTIVATKVDEPSKYGVIVHDIATPNLIDRFVEKPVEFVGNRINAGLYILNPEVIDLIDLKPTSIEKETFPILVEQKSLYSFDLEGYWMDVGQPKDFLSGSVLYLNSLSKRHPERLATGPNIVGNVLVDPSAKISETAKVGPDVVIGPNVTIGDGVRITRSVVLSNSTIRNHSLVKSTIVGWSSTVGQWCRLEGVTVLGDDVEVKDEVYINGGKVLPHKSISANVPKEAIIM, from the coding sequence ATGAAAGGTTTAATTTTAGTAGGTGGTTACGGTACAAGGTTGAGACCATTGACACTAACGGTGCCAAAGCCTCTGGTGGAGTTTGGTAACAGACCCATGATTCTGCACCAGATCGAGGCTCTGGCCAACGCAGGGGTCACAGACATCGTTCTGGCCGTCAACTACAGACCGGAGGTGATGGTGGAGACGCTGAAGAAGTACGAGAAGGAGTACGGTGTCTCGATCACGTTTTCCGTGGAGACGGAGCCATTGGGCACGGCGGGTCCTTTGAAGCTGGCCGAGGcggttttgaaaaaggacAAGTCGCCGTTCTTCGTGCTGAACTCGGATGTCATCTGTGACTACCCCTTCGAGGAGCTGGCCAAGTTCCACAAGGCGCACGGAGGCCAGGGTACCATTGTCGCCACCAAGGTCGACGAGCCATCCAAGTACGGTGTCATCGTGCACGACATCGCAACGCCAAATCTGATCGACAGGTTTGTGGAGAAGCCGGTCGAGTTCGTCGGTAACAGAATCAACGCAGGTCTGTACATTTTGAACCCGGAGGTCATCGACTTGATCGACTTGAAGCCAACCTCGATCGAAAAGGAGACTTTCCCGATCCTCGTCGAGCAAAAATCGCTATATTCGTTCGACTTGGAAGGCTACTGGATGGATGTGGGTCAGCCAAAGGACTTCCTTTCTGGTTCCGTCCTGTACTTGAACTCCTTGTCGAAGAGACACCCCGAGAGATTGGCCACTGGCCCCAATATCGTCGGTAACGTTCTTGTTGACCCAAGTGCCAAGATCAGCGAAACAGCTAAAGTTGGTCCTGACGTCGTTATTGGTCCAAACGTTACCATTGGTGATGGTGTGAGAATCACAAGATCTGTGGTTCTCTCGAACTCGACTATCAGAAACCACTCACTGGTTAAATCGACTATTGTCGGCTGGTCGTCTACCGTCGGTCAATGGTGTCGTCTGGAAGGTGTTACCGTATTGGGTGATGATGTCGAAGTTAAAGATGAAGTTTACATCAATGGAGGTAAAGTTTTGCCTCACAAGTCAATTTCTGCTAATGTTCCTAAAGAAGCTATTATTATGTAa
- a CDS encoding sterol desaturase family protein, which translates to MSAVFGNQSLVELVRAPSYTKTLANVYELQPQLSFAETYWASWYAFMNNDVLATGLMFFLLHEFMYFFRSLPWMIIDQIPWFRRYKIQPTKIPSVKEQWHCFKSVLLSHFLVEAIPIWTFHPLCEKLGISVAVPFPSVKKMALEIALFFVLEDVWHYWAHRLFHYGVFYKYIHKQHHRYAAPFGMAAEYAHPVETMTLGFGTVGMPILYVMYTGELHLFTLSLWIALRLFQAVDAHSGYDFPWSLNKILPFWAGAEHHDLHHHFFIGNYASSFRWWDYCLDTEAGPEAKIAREERMKKNALNKVKRN; encoded by the coding sequence ATGTCAGCTGTTTTCGGTAATCAATCACTAGTTGAACTAGTTCGTGCTCCCTCTTACACAAAAACGTTGGCGAATGTCTACGAGTTGCAGCCGCAACTGTCGTTTGCCGAGACGTACTGGGCGTCGTGGTACGCGTTTATGAACAATGACGTTTTGGCGACCGGGctgatgttttttttgctgcACGAGTTTatgtattttttcagatcGCTTCCATGGATGATCATCGACCAGATTCCGTGGTTCAGAAGGTACAAGATCCAGCCCACGAAGATTCCAAGCGTCAAGGAGCAGTGGCACTGCTTCAAGTCGGTGCTGCTGTCGCACTTCCTCGTGGAGGCGATTCCGATCTGGACGTTCCACCCGCTGTGCGAGAAGCTGGGCATCTCTGTTGCGGTGCCGTTTCCCAGTGTCAAGAAGATGGCGCTCGAGATTGCGTTGTTCTTCGTGCTGGAGGACGTGTGGCACTACTGGGCGCACAGGCTGTTCCACTACGGTGTTTTCTATAAGTACATTCACAAGCAGCACCACAGATACGCCGCGCCCTTTGGTATGGCCGCGGAGTACGCGCACCCTGTCGAGACCATGACGCTTGGATTCGGGACTGTTGGGATGCCCATTCTGTACGTGATGTACACGGGCGAGCTGCATCTTTTCACGTTGTCGCTGTGGATAGCGCTGAGACTTTTCCAGGCGGTCGATGCGCACTCGGGATACGACTTCCCTTGGTCGCTGAACAAGATTTTGCCCTTCTGGGCGGGTGCGGAACACCACGATTTGCACCATCACTTCTTCATCGGCAACTACGCTTCTTCGTTCAGATGGTGGGACTACTGTTTGGATACGGAGGCAGGCCCCGAAGCCAAGATCGCCCGAGAGGagaggatgaagaaaaatgctcTCAACAAAGTCAAGAGAAACTGA
- the MRI1 gene encoding S-methyl-5-thioribose-1-phosphate isomerase MRI1 (similar to Saccharomyces cerevisiae YPR118W; ancestral locus Anc_3.451) → MSLDAIKFDKTDPRKASVNVLDQLLLPYVTKYISIHTIDDGYRVIKTMQVRGAPAIAIVGSLSILMEVQLIQTESYSKSQWFYDLSNWEGVRTRLLERLEYLLSSRPTAVNLFNSIKNIRIVLSKADNLKDLGTKLFDYVCNLMNEDLTNNVKMGDNGAKHLLNSLMEENFNENFAVLTICNTGSLATSGYGTALGVIRSLWKDAQSKTVDKVLYKKLKLCDSKAKMTHVFPLETRPYNQGSRLTAYELVHDLIPATLITDSSIAYRIQTSEIPVKAAFVGADRIVRNGDTANKIGTYQLAIVCKQFGIKFFVVAPKTTIDNVTENGNGIIVEQRNPNEFRLVSGTVIDPRTELPMLDSITKEPIQGKVGIAPPSVQVWNPSFDVTPHELIDGIITEDGVFTKDATGNFNLDKLFE, encoded by the coding sequence ATGTCATTAGATGCTATTAAATTTGACAAGACAGATCCCCGCAAAGCTTCTGTGAACGTATTGGATCAGTTGTTACTTCCATATGTTACCAAATATATATCCATTCACACTATTGATGATGGTTATCGAGTAATTAAAACCATGCAGGTCAGAGGGGCACCTGCCATTGCAATTGTTGGATCACTGTCGATATTGATGGAAGttcaattgattcaaaCAGAATCTTACTCTAAGAGTCAATGGTTTTATGATTTGTCCAATTGGGAGGGCGTTCGCACTAGACTCTTGGAAAGGTTAGAATATCTGTTAAGTAGTAGACCTACAGCTGTTAATTTGTTCAATTCGATAAAAAATATCCGTATCGTTCTTTCCAAGGCAGATAATTTGAAGGATTTGGGTACCAAACTATTCGATTACGTGTGCAACTTAATGAACGAAGACCTGACAAATAATGTCAAAATGGGTGATAATGGTGCCAAACATTTGTTGAACAGTTTGATGGAGGAAAATTTTAACGAGAATTTCGCCGTTTTGACAATTTGTAATACGGGTTCTTTAGCAACATCCGGTTATGGTACGGCGCTAGGTGTTATTCGTTCGCTATGGAAAGATGCACAATCGAAAACGGTTGACAAAGTActatataaaaaattgaaattatGCGATTCGAAAGCAAAGATGACTCATGTTTTCCCACTTGAAACAAGGCCTTACAATCAAGGATCACGTTTGACCGCTTATGAGCTGGTTCACGACTTGATTCCAGCAACATTAATTACCGATAGTTCAATTGCTTATAGAATTCAAACAAGTGAAATTCCTGTAAAAGCTGCATTCGTCGGAGCCGATAGAATAGTACGTAATGGTGATACTGCAAATAAGATTGGTACCTATCAATTGGCGATCGTTTGTAAACAGTTTGgtattaaattttttgttgtCGCACCGAAGACAACTATTGATAACGTTACGGAAAATGGCAATGGCATCATTGTAGAGCAAAGAAATCCAAACGAATTTAGATTGGTAAGCGGGACTGTTATTGATCCAAGAACGGAATTGCCGATGTTAGATTCAATTACAAAAGAACCAATACAAGGGAAAGTTGGTATTGCACCGCCAAGCGTTCAAGTTTGGAATCCTTCCTTTGATGTGACACCACATGAATTAATCGATGGTATCATCACTGAAGATGGTGTCTTTACGAAAGATGCCACCGGAAATTTTAATTTAGATAAGCTGTTTGAATAA